The genomic window TTGGCTTGTTCTGAAAACCTTTGGGAACTTGAAACTGCAACCTATATGGACCATCCCAGTCCACTCCATTTGTGAATGAGAAGATCAAGTTCAAAGCTATACACAAGAGAACAATAACAAGTTAACAACACCACAATGCAATCTAAATGGTTTTTCTCAAGAGTGTACACTTCCATTttgagagaaataaaataaagagaaaatgacaaatagatccctgaccttttgtcctgcggacatttttgtccctgaccattgaaaaatatttttaagtctctgaccttcacaaaacttggacggatcagtccctccgtccaaatgcctccgtcagagactgatccgtccaagttttgtgaaggtcagaaacttaaaagtatttttcaatggttagggaCGAAAATGTTCGCGGAACAAAAGGTCAGGACCTATTCGTCCTTTTCTCTAAAATAAATTTACCATGCTTAGGAATGCATATTTGGATGGTATAAATTGGCCTATCAGCTTTGCCTCTGTCTTTTCTTAGCATAGCCCTTGGCTCACCACCACACATAATTGGCTGATTAAAACCTCCTGAAAATTTTTACATAaaattggaagaagagaaaaaaaaagaaaaatggaaatTTATCTATGTGGACTATTTATTCAAAAATGCAGTGACAACTAAATACTTGGTAAAAAACTAGTACCATTAAAAGCAACTCCAAATTCTTCATTAGGTGCAAGTTGAGCTGCTGCTGGATTgtaaaaaagctttagcttttctccctgaaagaaataaaaaaataaaaagttaaactatttcactGAAATGTAATAATTCAGAATTAGTTATAATACAATGTGATAGTGTATGTtatggtggaaactcaggtgcagtcgacttcacgtggagttgataattgagagtctttggatgatttgactgatttgactaaatttttatctaacagctCTCGgctattaacttcacgtgaagtcgactgcacctgagttttcaccgtaTGTTACACATACTGAAGTTGGAGGGAGGCCATTCATGGTTTTCCAATATACAGGTGCCCTCCCAAGTTCAAACATGGCCCATGATGGAAGCTTGTACCtaaaaaagttaaaataaaataaaattatagttgaAATTAATCTGaatcaaaaccaaaatagaaaatgtTATTTCAGTGAGAATTCATACTCCTGAATTTCCTGATTTGGAGTTGTtgcaacagcagcagcagcagcactaATCCTTTTACTTGCTTTCACATTTCTCTTCTTCATGGGGTAACATCTTGGTAGTGAAACATTGAGAAAATTATTGGCTGCATCACAAATGTTACACTGATTTAGATCATCTCATACACATTCTGTTACAAAGAATTCACATTTCCACTTATGAAATAAACAAAGGATTCTTAAACATGAAGGTTCTTATGAAATTTGTGTATTTTATATGTGATTTTCTATATATTATAACTCTATAAACATTATGAATGAAAATACTGACTATAAATATAGAATCATCACCTTTTTACCAGTTTAAGTAAAATAATTGCCATGAGTCATATAATAAGGTTGTTGGTGAAGATTATTAGCACATAACATATCTTAGCCTCATATCAAAGTTCATGTGAATTCAATTTCAATGTAATGATAATCTGTTATAGTTCCTACTTTGGTGGAGAAACTTGACACAAAATCTATAGTGTTTATATCTTCTAAAAGTCTTCGGACTTAAGGTGAAAATTCAAGCGCAGTCAGCTTCATGTGTAATTGATAGTTAAGaaccgttaaatgatttgactgatttgattaaattttcatctaacgactttCAGTtataacttcacgtgaagttggtTGCTCCTGAGTTTCCAGAATTATATAATGATCATTATAATCAaaagctaaactaaactaaacataACTAAACATGTGGCGTTTTAATTGATTCTTAAAATTACATAACTAAAATGAAATAAACGCGTATTAGAAGACTAACCAAGCGTGTTTTGAATGGTGGTAGGAGAAACACAAGGTTGCGTGGAATAACCAAACATTGATACATTTGTTGTTGCAGCCATCATTGAATCAAATCACTCACACTCTTTTTGTGCCTTCAAATTTGCTTTACTTCTCCACCACCCTCTTTCTCTTTGAGGTTAGAAAGAATGATGATGCAAAGTATAACTAAATCATCATATATCATATAGTAAGATATTTTAATAGCAAAGAGATATTTTTTAAGTTTGCGTGTGGGAAAGTGAGAAGTGGCAAATGGTAAGACACAACTATAACACCCTATTAAACcaaaattttggaaaataaaatagaaatgaaTCTTGTAATTAGTCTTTTTTCcattataaataaataacacCAATTTAAAAGAAAACATCAGAAGTTGTAGTAGTAATGAGgataaaacaaaaaacaaaaaacaaaagaaaacaaaagggtTATCTAAGCAATGAAAATATCTGGACCTTATTACTTTAGGGAAATCCCATTCATAGGCCAATAAACTTCAAGGATTGCCTTATCCTCCTAtactttctttctccttttttttctcccACTTGCTTTATAACTTCATGCCACAATTTTcatgaaaaattaattaattaactagttAAATTAAAACTCCATTTTCCCCACAAGTGACTTCCACCACAAATTGTGGGTCACTTGCCACATCACAATCACCAAAATCAAACCCCAACAACATAAAACCCTCTTAAAAACCCAAACCCAAGATTCTCCTATTCTCCACCCACAAAATAGTACAATTTTTTAAGGCCTTAttcattgtttttcattttaacaaaaacaaggGTCTTTTAACAAAAAGGGtcattttttttttcccttcatGGCTCTGATCACATCACAGCCTAAACACCCTCTTCTTAACCAAATTACCACTGTTCACTGTGCAATTCCAAGGTTGAACAAAACTGTGATTGGTCTTGGATCCTTCACAAACAATGTTAAAACCATTAAAGTTTGTAACTTTAACTCAAACCCAAGAAAATTCACTCTTCAAAATCACAACTTTATTACCTATAACAATAACAAGAAGCCAATAACAGCAGCAAATGCTGCATTTTCCTCAGAACCTTTGGTGCCACCagaacaagaacaacaagagCAAGGGCCATTGAGGAATCAGAGAAGGATTCTGCTATCTGATGTGGTtgtggagagagagaggaaagtgTTATTTGGAAGGAAATGGAACTCATTGGATGTTGGAACTGCTGGTGTTGTTCTTGCCATGCATGTTCTTAGTCTCTTTGCACCATTTCAATTCAATTTCCATGCTCTTTGTGTTGCTTTGGCTTTGTATGTTGTGACTGGTCTATTTGGTATCACACTCTCTTTCCATAGAAACCTTTCTCATAGGAGCTTCAAGCTTCCCAAATGGCTTGAATATACATTTGCCTATTGTGGAGTTCTTGCTCTTCAGgtgcaattctttttcttctaattcatcattatttttaatttcactCAAATACATATTTTTATAAATGCTTGGGActgaattgaagaagaaaaatgattttttttttcagggTAACCCAATTGATTGGGTTAGCACTCATAGGTACCATCACCAATTCTGTGATTCAGAGAGAGACCCTCATAGCCCCACTGAAGGATTCTGGTTCAGCCATATGAGTTGGCTATTTGATACAAATTCTATCATAGAAAGGGTATTATAGGAATTCCATTCATTTGAGTAATTTCAACTATTTTCCTATTTCTCTGTCTTTTTGTTAATTTCCCACATGTTAATTCAATAGTACATAAATTTTATTGTTGTTGAATGTATATGTTTGCAGTGTGGGGAGACAAACAA from Arachis ipaensis cultivar K30076 chromosome B09, Araip1.1, whole genome shotgun sequence includes these protein-coding regions:
- the LOC107619531 gene encoding palmitoyl-monogalactosyldiacylglycerol delta-7 desaturase, chloroplastic; this translates as MALITSQPKHPLLNQITTVHCAIPRLNKTVIGLGSFTNNVKTIKVCNFNSNPRKFTLQNHNFITYNNNKKPITAANAAFSSEPLVPPEQEQQEQGPLRNQRRILLSDVVVERERKVLFGRKWNSLDVGTAGVVLAMHVLSLFAPFQFNFHALCVALALYVVTGLFGITLSFHRNLSHRSFKLPKWLEYTFAYCGVLALQGNPIDWVSTHRYHHQFCDSERDPHSPTEGFWFSHMSWLFDTNSIIERCGETNNVGDLEKQSFYRFIRSSYIVHPLALGALLYAIGGFPFLVWGMGVRIVWVYHITWLVNSACHVWGNQSWNTKDLSRNNWWVALLAFGEGWHNNHHAFEYSARHGLEWWQLDMTWYVVRFLQAIGLATDVKLPSQSHKQKMAFNE
- the LOC107619352 gene encoding uncharacterized protein LOC107619352, whose protein sequence is MMAATTNVSMFGYSTQPCVSPTTIQNTLANNFLNVSLPRCYPMKKRNVKASKRISAAAAAVATTPNQEIQEYKLPSWAMFELGRAPVYWKTMNGLPPTSGEKLKLFYNPAAAQLAPNEEFGVAFNGGFNQPIMCGGEPRAMLRKDRGKADRPIYTIQICIPKHALNLIFSFTNGVDWDGPYRLQFQVPKGFQNKPIEFFNEGLAEELSKDGACEKAIFPDTSVVMTRCAITGNLSLEGGDRCNLDLVPGCTDPNSIEFNPLATFDDGTCPIDADSDPED